The Iamia majanohamensis genome window below encodes:
- a CDS encoding SAM-dependent methyltransferase, translating to MTATVDRPTETASAAGAIRPTAVRPARRRATLADRGARAVLHPLLTRLRGGRLTVIEADGSVHTYGEPTDLDVTVHLRTPAVWREVVTRASTGLGGSYIDGWWDTDDLTGLVRLSIRNLDVLDRIRTRWDAVTGPVADRVRRLRPESPEKDRRDIEAHYDLGNDFFALFLDPETMAYSCGLWDGVDDLASAQEAKIDRLLDSLELSPGDRLAEIGTGWGGLAERAARRGLRVTTCTISREQHALATERIRAAGLSDLVDVELLDYRDLLAREGEGTFDGVVSVEMIEAVDWRDHPAYFSTCSRLLRPGGRMALQAITVPDDRYERAKTSSDFVKRYVFPGSCLPSVEVIERSFTAHTDMRVARVDAFPQDYARTLRTWNRRLQGNLEQAAALGYDEPLQRLWEFYLCYCEGAYAEEYVSLQQVLATKPGGAD from the coding sequence GTGACCGCCACCGTCGACCGCCCCACCGAGACCGCCTCCGCCGCCGGGGCCATCCGCCCCACCGCGGTCCGGCCCGCCCGGCGCCGGGCCACCCTCGCCGATCGCGGCGCGCGCGCCGTGCTGCACCCGCTGCTCACCCGCCTGCGGGGCGGGCGCCTCACGGTGATCGAGGCCGACGGGTCGGTCCACACCTACGGCGAGCCCACCGACCTCGACGTCACCGTCCACCTCCGGACGCCGGCGGTCTGGCGCGAGGTCGTCACCCGGGCCAGCACCGGGCTGGGCGGCAGCTACATCGACGGGTGGTGGGACACCGACGACCTGACCGGGCTGGTGCGCCTCTCGATCCGCAACCTCGACGTGCTCGACCGGATCCGCACCCGGTGGGACGCCGTCACCGGGCCGGTCGCCGACCGCGTCCGCCGCCTCCGCCCCGAGAGCCCCGAGAAGGACCGCCGCGACATCGAGGCCCACTACGACCTGGGCAACGACTTCTTCGCCCTCTTCCTCGACCCCGAGACCATGGCCTACAGCTGCGGGCTGTGGGACGGCGTCGACGACCTGGCGTCGGCCCAGGAGGCCAAGATCGACCGCCTGCTCGACAGCCTCGAGCTCAGCCCCGGCGACCGCCTGGCCGAGATCGGCACCGGCTGGGGCGGGCTGGCCGAGCGGGCCGCCCGCCGCGGCCTCCGGGTCACGACCTGCACCATCTCCCGGGAGCAGCACGCCCTCGCCACCGAGCGGATCCGCGCCGCCGGGCTCTCCGACCTGGTCGACGTGGAGCTGCTCGACTACCGGGACCTCCTGGCCCGGGAGGGCGAGGGCACCTTCGACGGGGTGGTGTCGGTGGAGATGATCGAGGCGGTCGACTGGCGCGACCACCCGGCCTACTTCTCGACCTGCAGCCGCCTGCTCCGCCCCGGCGGGCGCATGGCCCTGCAGGCCATCACCGTGCCCGACGACCGCTACGAGCGGGCCAAGACCTCGAGCGACTTCGTGAAGCGCTACGTCTTCCCCGGCTCCTGCCTGCCGTCGGTCGAGGTCATCGAGCGCAGCTTCACCGCCCACACCGACATGCGCGTCGCCCGGGTCGACGCCTTCCCCCAGGACTACGCCCGGACCCTCCGCACCTGGAACCGGCGGCTGCAGGGCAACCTGGAGCAGGCCGCCGCCCTCGGCTACGACGAGCCCCTGCAGCGGCTGTGGGAGTTCTACCTCTGCTACTGCGAGGGGGCCTACGCCGAGGAGTACGTGTCGCTCCAGCAGGTGCTGGCGACCAAGCCCGGCGGGGCCGACTGA
- a CDS encoding SAM-dependent methyltransferase: MAAVADALSTLSFKALDLGLVPTPVLHAACRARVAKRLRTERRGTPQERSERFRALVADLRSGEVATHTAEANEQHYEVPTRFFQAVLGPHLKYSSCYYPPGVETLADAEAAMLGLYGERARLADGQRILELGCGWGSFTLWAAATYPDAEVVALSNSRTQREHIEKQAAERGLANIHVITADIRTFDPADHGEGAPFDRVVSVEMLEHVRNHGAIFERIAGWLADDGLFFTHVFSGRDVCFRYDADDDRDWMARHFFSGGLMPSDDLFLHLQDDLAVVDHWYLGGEHYHRTALAWLANLEEHRAELDRLVGKVQVRRWRAFFAGCAALWGHRDGEDFGVSHYLFRPRR, from the coding sequence ATGGCCGCCGTCGCCGATGCCCTGAGCACCCTCTCGTTCAAGGCCCTCGACCTCGGCCTGGTCCCCACGCCGGTGCTGCACGCCGCCTGCCGGGCCCGGGTGGCCAAGCGGCTCCGCACCGAGCGGCGGGGCACCCCCCAGGAGCGCAGCGAGCGCTTCCGGGCCCTCGTCGCCGACCTCCGGTCCGGCGAGGTGGCCACCCACACCGCCGAGGCCAACGAGCAGCACTACGAGGTGCCCACCCGCTTCTTCCAGGCCGTGCTCGGGCCCCACCTGAAGTACTCCTCCTGCTACTACCCGCCCGGCGTCGAGACCCTGGCCGACGCCGAGGCGGCCATGCTCGGGCTCTACGGCGAGCGGGCCCGGCTGGCCGACGGCCAGCGCATCCTCGAGCTGGGCTGCGGCTGGGGCTCGTTCACCCTGTGGGCCGCGGCCACCTACCCCGACGCCGAGGTGGTGGCCCTGTCGAACTCCCGCACCCAGCGCGAGCACATCGAGAAGCAGGCGGCCGAGCGGGGGCTGGCCAACATCCACGTCATCACCGCCGACATCCGCACCTTCGACCCCGCCGACCACGGCGAGGGCGCCCCGTTCGACCGGGTGGTGTCGGTCGAGATGCTCGAGCACGTCCGCAACCACGGCGCCATCTTCGAGCGCATCGCGGGCTGGCTGGCCGACGACGGGCTGTTCTTCACCCACGTCTTCAGCGGCCGCGACGTCTGCTTCCGCTACGACGCCGACGACGACCGGGACTGGATGGCCCGCCACTTCTTCTCCGGCGGCCTCATGCCCAGCGACGACCTCTTCCTCCACCTCCAGGACGACCTCGCCGTGGTCGACCACTGGTACCTGGGGGGCGAGCACTACCACCGCACCGCCCTGGCCTGGCTGGCGAACCTCGAGGAGCACCGCGCCGAGCTGGACCGCCTGGTCGGCAAGGTCCAGGTGCGGCGCTGGCGCGCCTTCTTCGCCGGGTGCGCCGCGCTGTGGGGCCACCGCGACGGCGAGGACTTCGGCGTCAGCCACTACCTCTTCCGCCCTCGCCGCTGA
- a CDS encoding phosphotransferase, whose product MTGQSPLGPAPTPAAAPGWPPELVLLLGDEGGDLLRAVVGTAGGELEAWAPVYVAHDPGVSTVVQHDATVRWPSGRRTVEPLVTATSRRIPDGATVMEADGLRVGVWTRDRDPALPGLHAVLDPDAAPALLRDLGLDLGPVDVAVVAYRPGRRAVVEVTGPRGRALLKVVRPHKVDALCRRHLLLADHLPVPRLVGRDGSGVVALSVLAGRTAREAVVDGSPLPDLDALEALLDRLPTELVDGSPLVGGPLARVPHVAAVVGATVPGERPRVDRVVEALDAGSAPDLPVVAVHGDLYEAQVMVQGDRPTGLLDIDGVGPGHRIDDVADLLAHLDVLSGIPGHARARPWAEELLLAADARLDPGELRRRTGAAVLALASGPFRVLEPGWRAATAARLDRARCWAEAGGRRARPGRWP is encoded by the coding sequence GTGACCGGTCAGAGCCCCCTCGGCCCGGCCCCGACCCCCGCCGCGGCCCCGGGCTGGCCCCCCGAGCTGGTGCTGCTGCTGGGTGACGAGGGCGGCGACCTGCTGCGTGCCGTGGTGGGCACCGCGGGCGGCGAGCTCGAGGCGTGGGCACCGGTCTACGTGGCCCACGACCCCGGGGTCTCGACCGTCGTGCAGCACGACGCCACCGTCCGGTGGCCGTCGGGGCGCCGCACGGTGGAGCCGCTGGTGACGGCCACGAGCCGGCGCATCCCCGACGGCGCCACCGTGATGGAGGCCGACGGGCTGCGGGTCGGGGTGTGGACCCGCGACCGGGACCCGGCGCTGCCGGGCCTGCACGCCGTGCTCGACCCCGACGCCGCCCCGGCCCTGCTCCGGGATCTGGGGCTCGACCTCGGGCCCGTCGACGTCGCCGTCGTCGCCTACCGACCCGGCCGGCGAGCGGTGGTCGAGGTCACCGGCCCCAGGGGTCGCGCCTTGCTGAAGGTGGTGCGGCCCCACAAGGTCGACGCCCTCTGTCGCCGCCACCTCCTGCTGGCCGACCACCTGCCCGTCCCCCGCCTGGTCGGCCGGGACGGGTCCGGGGTGGTCGCCCTCTCCGTGCTCGCCGGCCGCACCGCCCGGGAGGCCGTCGTGGACGGGAGCCCGCTCCCGGACCTGGACGCACTGGAGGCCCTCCTCGACCGCCTGCCGACGGAGCTGGTCGACGGCTCCCCCCTGGTGGGCGGTCCCCTCGCCCGGGTCCCGCACGTCGCCGCCGTGGTCGGCGCGACGGTGCCCGGGGAGCGACCCCGGGTGGACCGGGTCGTCGAGGCCCTCGACGCCGGCTCCGCACCCGACCTGCCCGTGGTGGCCGTGCACGGTGACCTCTACGAGGCCCAGGTGATGGTGCAGGGCGACCGGCCCACGGGCCTGCTCGACATCGACGGCGTCGGCCCCGGGCACCGGATCGACGACGTGGCCGACCTGCTCGCCCACCTCGACGTGCTGTCGGGCATCCCGGGCCACGCCCGGGCCCGGCCCTGGGCCGAGGAGCTCCTCCTCGCGGCCGACGCCCGCCTCGACCCCGGCGAGCTGCGTCGCCGCACCGGCGCCGCCGTGCTCGCCCTCGCCAGCGGACCCTTCCGGGTGCTGGAGCCGGGGTGGCGGGCCGCGACGGCGGCGCGCCTGGACCGAGCCCGGTGCTGGGCGGAGGCCGGCGGCCGCCGGGCTCGACCGGGGCGCTGGCCATGA
- a CDS encoding acyl-CoA thioesterase, whose protein sequence is MAPADPTRSFTAMMAMEPHGPDTFVGAGPRYPWGGLYGGQIVAQALGAAAATVDPAYRVHSLHAYFIRRGDHSEPVRYEVARTRNGRSFCTRTVEARQAVGAILSLSASFQVDEDAPEVQIAGLPEVTPPDAITDTSWSSFYDRRPLPPGDRPGEQAAWMRAVLDEGDGGVSAPALHAAALAYISDDLATDAAHAIDPRHADDWENLAGFSLDHAIWFHRPLRADEWHLHTMRCHGLMSSRGLSVGEVFTAEGVHVATVTQEVLLRARR, encoded by the coding sequence ATGGCCCCCGCCGACCCGACCCGCTCCTTCACCGCCATGATGGCCATGGAGCCCCACGGCCCCGACACCTTCGTCGGGGCCGGGCCGCGCTACCCGTGGGGCGGCCTCTACGGCGGCCAGATCGTGGCCCAGGCCCTGGGCGCAGCGGCCGCCACGGTCGACCCCGCCTACCGGGTCCACTCGCTGCACGCCTACTTCATCCGCCGGGGGGACCACAGCGAGCCGGTCCGCTACGAGGTGGCCCGCACGCGCAACGGGCGGTCGTTCTGCACCCGCACCGTCGAGGCCCGCCAGGCCGTCGGCGCCATCCTCTCCCTCTCGGCCTCGTTCCAGGTCGACGAGGACGCACCCGAGGTGCAGATCGCGGGCCTGCCCGAGGTCACCCCGCCCGACGCCATCACCGACACGTCGTGGTCGTCGTTCTACGACCGCCGCCCCCTGCCCCCCGGGGACCGGCCCGGCGAGCAGGCGGCCTGGATGCGCGCCGTGCTCGACGAGGGCGACGGAGGCGTGTCCGCCCCGGCCCTCCACGCCGCCGCCCTCGCCTACATCTCCGACGACCTGGCGACCGACGCGGCCCACGCCATCGATCCCCGCCACGCCGACGACTGGGAGAACCTGGCCGGCTTCAGCCTCGACCACGCCATCTGGTTCCACCGCCCCCTCCGGGCCGACGAGTGGCACCTGCACACCATGCGGTGCCACGGCCTCATGTCGTCCCGGGGGCTGTCGGTGGGCGAGGTGTTCACGGCCGAGGGCGTCCACGTGGCGACGGTGACCCAGGAGGTCCTGCTCCGGGCCCGACGCTGA
- a CDS encoding DUF4190 domain-containing protein, translated as MAAPQGPPPGYGGPPAPHGAPGYGPGPAYGAPYGYPYGPPTVEHPQGTIVLVLGILGIVMCQVLGPVAWVMGNRALQEIDASPGSWSNRGNVQAGRICGIVATVILGLWVAFFGLYAVVAIGVLAGSST; from the coding sequence GTGGCCGCTCCCCAGGGACCGCCCCCGGGGTACGGCGGCCCGCCGGCCCCCCACGGCGCGCCCGGGTACGGACCGGGCCCTGCCTACGGCGCGCCGTACGGCTACCCCTACGGGCCCCCGACCGTCGAGCACCCGCAGGGCACCATCGTCCTGGTCCTCGGCATCCTCGGGATCGTGATGTGCCAGGTCCTGGGGCCCGTCGCCTGGGTGATGGGCAACCGGGCCCTGCAGGAGATCGACGCCTCGCCCGGCAGCTGGTCGAACCGGGGCAACGTCCAGGCCGGGCGCATCTGCGGCATCGTCGCCACCGTCATCCTGGGGCTGTGGGTCGCCTTCTTCGGCCTCTACGCCGTCGTCGCCATCGGCGTCCTGGCCGGCTCGTCGACCTGA
- a CDS encoding acetyl-CoA C-acetyltransferase, with protein sequence MPEAYIVDAVRTPVGKRGGGLAEVHPADLGALSIRALLDRTGVDPGAVDDVVVGNVDSVGGQAGDIARTCWLVAGGPEHVPGTTVDRQCGSAQQAIHFAAQGVMSGTQDLVVAGGVQQMSQIPISSAMTLAADLGFPDPFTTSPGWLARYGDGEVSQFRGAEMIAERWGITRDDMEEFAVESHTRALKAAADGRFDAEIAAVGDMTRDEGPREPNWDKIRSLPTLVEGGRITAAMASQISDASAALLIASEQAVADHGLTPRARIHHMSVRGDDPLMMLSAPIPATRHALERTGMTLDQIDAVEINEAFASVVLAWAKELDPDMERVNPNGGAIALGHPLGATGARLMTTLLGHLEQTGGRWGLQTMCEGGGQANVTIIERL encoded by the coding sequence ATGCCCGAGGCCTACATCGTCGACGCCGTCCGCACGCCCGTCGGGAAGCGGGGCGGGGGCCTCGCCGAGGTCCACCCGGCCGACCTCGGGGCCCTGTCGATCCGGGCCCTGCTCGACCGCACCGGTGTCGACCCCGGGGCCGTCGACGACGTCGTGGTCGGCAACGTCGACTCCGTGGGCGGCCAGGCCGGCGACATCGCCCGCACCTGCTGGCTCGTCGCCGGGGGGCCCGAGCACGTGCCCGGCACCACCGTCGACCGCCAGTGCGGCTCGGCCCAGCAGGCGATCCACTTCGCGGCCCAGGGCGTGATGAGCGGCACCCAGGACCTGGTCGTGGCCGGCGGCGTCCAGCAGATGTCCCAGATCCCGATCAGCTCGGCCATGACCCTGGCCGCCGACCTCGGCTTCCCCGACCCGTTCACCACCTCGCCGGGCTGGCTCGCCCGCTACGGCGACGGCGAGGTGAGCCAGTTCCGGGGGGCGGAGATGATCGCCGAGCGCTGGGGCATCACCCGCGACGACATGGAGGAGTTCGCGGTCGAGTCCCACACCCGGGCCCTCAAGGCCGCGGCCGACGGCCGCTTCGACGCCGAGATCGCCGCCGTCGGGGACATGACCCGCGACGAGGGGCCCCGCGAGCCGAACTGGGACAAGATCCGCAGCCTGCCCACCCTCGTCGAGGGCGGGCGCATCACCGCGGCCATGGCCAGCCAGATCAGCGACGCCTCCGCCGCCCTGCTCATCGCCAGCGAGCAGGCCGTCGCCGACCACGGCCTCACGCCCCGGGCCCGCATCCACCACATGAGCGTGCGGGGCGACGACCCCCTGATGATGCTCAGCGCCCCGATCCCGGCGACCCGCCACGCCCTGGAGCGCACCGGCATGACCCTCGACCAGATCGATGCCGTCGAGATCAACGAGGCCTTCGCCTCCGTCGTGCTGGCCTGGGCCAAGGAGCTCGACCCGGACATGGAGCGGGTCAACCCCAACGGCGGGGCCATCGCCCTCGGCCACCCCCTCGGCGCCACCGGTGCCCGCCTCATGACGACCCTCCTCGGGCACCTGGAGCAGACCGGTGGCCGCTGGGGCCTGCAGACCATGTGCGAGGGCGGCGGGCAGGCGAACGTCACCATCATCGAGCGCCTCTGA
- a CDS encoding acyl-CoA dehydrogenase family protein: protein MRFAFTDDQVALRDAVRDLLAKECPPEVVRAAWPEGPDDRGAEPGAGARSATDRSWVALADMGALGVAVPEAHGGLGLGELDWVLLAEETGYAGLPHPFVETSCVAAPLLAAAGDPGGDLPGLVDGSAVATATALGADLVPWGGDAEVVLSLLLDGEGPWTAHRVDATAAVPVASVDRARRLARLDVGGGTGLGSARDAAVAFDRGALGTAAQLVGLGRRMLDLTVAYVAERQQFGRPVGAQQAVKHHLADAAKDLHFAAPAVYGAAWSLAAGDAHGHRAVSTAKALASDAARRTGRAALQCHGAIGYTVEADLHLYLKRAEALARAWGDAAWHRDRVAWALGL from the coding sequence GTGCGCTTCGCCTTCACCGACGACCAGGTGGCCCTCCGCGACGCCGTCCGCGACCTCCTGGCCAAGGAGTGCCCGCCCGAGGTCGTGCGCGCCGCCTGGCCCGAGGGACCCGACGACCGGGGGGCCGAGCCCGGGGCCGGGGCCCGCTCGGCGACCGACCGCAGCTGGGTCGCGCTGGCCGACATGGGGGCGCTGGGCGTGGCCGTGCCCGAGGCCCACGGCGGCCTGGGCCTGGGCGAGCTCGACTGGGTGCTGCTGGCCGAGGAGACGGGCTACGCCGGCCTGCCCCACCCGTTCGTGGAGACCTCCTGCGTCGCCGCGCCGCTCCTCGCCGCCGCCGGTGATCCCGGCGGCGATCTCCCCGGGCTGGTGGACGGCTCCGCCGTGGCCACCGCCACCGCACTGGGCGCCGACCTGGTGCCGTGGGGCGGGGACGCGGAGGTGGTGCTCTCCCTGCTCCTCGACGGCGAGGGCCCGTGGACCGCGCACCGGGTCGATGCCACCGCCGCCGTCCCGGTGGCCTCGGTCGACCGGGCCCGGCGCCTGGCCCGCCTCGACGTCGGTGGTGGCACCGGTCTCGGCTCGGCGCGCGACGCGGCGGTCGCCTTCGACCGCGGCGCCCTCGGCACCGCAGCCCAGCTCGTCGGCCTGGGACGACGCATGCTCGACCTCACCGTCGCCTACGTCGCCGAGCGCCAGCAGTTCGGCCGGCCGGTGGGGGCCCAGCAGGCCGTCAAGCACCACCTGGCCGACGCGGCCAAGGACCTGCACTTCGCCGCCCCCGCGGTGTACGGCGCGGCCTGGTCGCTCGCCGCCGGCGACGCCCACGGCCACCGGGCGGTCTCCACCGCCAAGGCGCTGGCCTCCGACGCGGCCCGTCGCACCGGGCGGGCCGCCCTCCAGTGCCACGGGGCGATCGGCTACACCGTCGAGGCCGACCTCCACCTGTACCTGAAGCGGGCCGAGGCGCTGGCCCGGGCGTGGGGCGATGCGGCCTGGCACCGCGACCGCGTCGCCTGGGCCCTCGGCCTCTGA
- a CDS encoding acyl-CoA dehydrogenase family protein, translated as MDLTWSDTEEAFRAEARAWLEEALAAWRERHGGRILSGDTAEGFAQHLDWERTLAEAGWAVVSWPAEHGGRDATRWQWLVFEEEYYRAGAPARITQNGIFLLAPTVFEFGTPEQQAHVLPRMARGDDLWCQGWSEPDAGSDLASLKSRARRDDERGGWVLDGQKTWTTRGAFCTHLFGLFRTDPDSERHRGLTYLMVPLDLEGITVRGFGRLDGDEGFAEVFLDDAFVPDDAIPGGVVLGGVGAGWSVAMATTSSERGLTLRSPGRFTATADRLVALCREQEARLGPDPRRRDRVVQGWMEAEAYRLQTLQTVTDDAEGRPAGAASSLVKLWWSELDVALHETAMDLLGPDAELEGAWSKGWQFSLSGPIYAGTNEIQRNIAAERVLGLPRK; from the coding sequence GTGGACCTGACCTGGTCGGACACCGAGGAGGCCTTCCGGGCCGAGGCCCGGGCATGGCTCGAGGAGGCCCTGGCCGCCTGGCGGGAGCGCCACGGCGGGCGCATCCTCTCCGGCGACACGGCCGAGGGCTTCGCCCAGCACCTGGACTGGGAGCGCACCCTCGCCGAGGCGGGGTGGGCGGTCGTCTCCTGGCCCGCCGAGCACGGCGGCCGCGACGCGACCCGGTGGCAGTGGCTGGTCTTCGAGGAGGAGTACTACCGGGCCGGGGCGCCGGCGCGCATCACCCAGAACGGGATCTTCCTGCTCGCCCCCACGGTGTTCGAGTTCGGCACCCCGGAGCAGCAGGCCCACGTCCTGCCCCGGATGGCCCGGGGTGACGACCTCTGGTGCCAGGGCTGGTCCGAGCCCGACGCCGGGAGCGACCTGGCCTCGCTGAAGAGCCGGGCCCGGCGCGACGACGAGCGCGGCGGCTGGGTGCTCGACGGCCAGAAGACCTGGACCACCCGGGGCGCCTTCTGCACCCACCTCTTCGGCCTGTTCCGCACCGACCCCGACAGTGAGCGGCACCGGGGCCTCACCTACCTGATGGTGCCCCTCGACCTCGAGGGGATCACCGTGCGCGGCTTCGGTCGCCTCGACGGAGACGAGGGCTTCGCCGAGGTCTTCCTCGACGACGCCTTCGTGCCCGACGACGCCATCCCGGGGGGTGTCGTGCTGGGCGGCGTCGGCGCGGGGTGGTCGGTCGCCATGGCCACCACCAGCTCCGAGCGCGGCCTCACCCTGCGCTCGCCCGGCCGCTTCACCGCCACGGCCGATCGCCTGGTCGCGCTGTGCCGGGAGCAGGAGGCCCGCCTCGGACCCGACCCCCGACGGCGCGACCGCGTGGTGCAGGGGTGGATGGAGGCCGAGGCCTACCGCCTCCAGACGCTCCAGACCGTCACCGACGACGCCGAGGGCCGCCCCGCGGGGGCGGCGTCCAGCCTGGTCAAGCTCTGGTGGTCGGAGCTCGACGTGGCCCTGCACGAGACGGCGATGGACCTCCTCGGCCCCGACGCCGAGCTGGAGGGGGCGTGGTCGAAGGGCTGGCAGTTCTCGCTGTCGGGGCCGATCTACGCCGGGACCAACGAGATCCAGCGCAACATCGCGGCCGAGCGGGTGCTCGGCCTGCCGAGGAAGTAG
- a CDS encoding NAD(P)H-dependent flavin oxidoreductase produces MASALDTRICTLLGCRHPIVQTGMGWVSGANLTAATSAAGGFGILAAVTMDPDQLRRAVQAVKEATDAPFGVNFRADQPDLDERIRFVADEGVRLVSFAGAPAKDAIARLHDHGVLVMPTVGARRHAEKMLGWGVDAVIAQGGEGGGHTGTVPTSLLLPDVVDAVGADIPVLGAGGFHDGRGLVAALAYGADGIAMGTRFLLTAESRVPDAVKERYLVAKVTDTVVTEALDGAPQRVIRTDLVDRLIGSRAVSRLPRAVGNALAFRRLTGTSTRDLVTEGLAMRRNQDLTLSQLAMAANAPMLIKAALVDGHPEVGVLPTGQVTGLIDAIPSVADVVARIVAEAEATLARLEGGDGPTASGDSET; encoded by the coding sequence ATGGCCTCCGCCCTCGACACCCGGATCTGCACCCTGCTCGGGTGCCGCCACCCGATCGTCCAGACCGGCATGGGGTGGGTGTCGGGGGCGAACCTGACCGCAGCCACCAGCGCCGCCGGTGGCTTCGGCATCCTCGCCGCCGTCACCATGGACCCCGACCAGCTGCGGCGGGCGGTGCAGGCCGTCAAGGAGGCCACCGACGCCCCGTTCGGGGTGAACTTCCGCGCCGACCAGCCCGACCTCGACGAGCGCATCCGCTTCGTGGCCGACGAGGGCGTGCGCCTGGTGTCCTTCGCGGGGGCACCGGCGAAGGACGCCATCGCCCGGCTCCACGACCACGGCGTGCTGGTCATGCCCACCGTGGGGGCCCGGCGCCACGCCGAGAAGATGCTGGGGTGGGGCGTCGACGCGGTGATCGCCCAGGGCGGTGAGGGCGGAGGCCACACCGGCACGGTGCCCACCTCGCTCCTCCTCCCCGACGTGGTCGACGCCGTCGGCGCCGACATCCCCGTGCTCGGGGCGGGCGGCTTCCACGACGGGCGGGGGCTGGTCGCGGCCCTGGCCTACGGGGCCGACGGCATCGCCATGGGCACCCGCTTCCTGCTGACCGCCGAGAGCCGGGTGCCCGACGCGGTGAAGGAGCGCTACCTGGTGGCCAAGGTGACCGACACGGTGGTCACCGAGGCCCTGGACGGGGCACCCCAGCGGGTCATCCGCACCGACCTGGTCGACCGGCTCATCGGCTCGCGCGCCGTCAGCCGCCTGCCCCGCGCCGTGGGCAACGCCCTCGCCTTCCGGCGCCTCACCGGCACCTCGACCCGGGACCTGGTCACCGAGGGCCTGGCCATGCGCCGCAACCAGGACCTCACCCTGTCCCAGCTGGCCATGGCGGCCAACGCCCCCATGCTGATCAAGGCCGCCCTGGTCGACGGCCACCCCGAGGTGGGCGTGCTGCCCACCGGCCAGGTGACCGGCCTCATCGACGCCATCCCCTCTGTCGCCGACGTGGTGGCCCGCATCGTGGCCGAGGCCGAGGCCACCCTCGCCCGCCTGGAGGGGGGCGACGGCCCGACGGCCTCGGGGGATTCCGAGACCTGA
- a CDS encoding GNAT family N-acetyltransferase translates to MALGTRNRQAAPIGAVPPPITVRRLRPGDDAVLTYLAQRNDDFGAVDERPALEPLGQSETVAFLADDRTATFVAFAGDEPVGFCYANELYRRHSALRHLCIYELGVSERFRGQGIGAALLEAVGDHARSQGITRGFSMAPAADRPAADLYEGAGATANPDEVVYAFRWDI, encoded by the coding sequence GTGGCCCTCGGAACGCGCAACCGCCAGGCGGCCCCCATCGGGGCCGTGCCCCCGCCCATCACCGTGCGGCGCCTCCGGCCCGGAGACGACGCCGTGCTGACCTACCTGGCCCAGCGCAACGACGACTTCGGCGCGGTGGACGAGCGCCCCGCCCTCGAGCCCCTGGGCCAGAGCGAGACGGTGGCCTTCCTGGCCGACGACCGGACGGCGACGTTCGTGGCCTTCGCCGGCGACGAGCCGGTGGGCTTCTGCTACGCCAACGAGCTCTACCGGCGCCACAGCGCCCTGCGGCACCTCTGCATCTACGAGCTGGGGGTGTCGGAGCGGTTCCGGGGCCAGGGCATCGGCGCCGCCCTCCTCGAGGCGGTGGGCGACCACGCCCGCTCCCAGGGGATCACCCGGGGCTTCTCGATGGCCCCCGCCGCCGACCGCCCCGCCGCCGACCTCTACGAGGGGGCCGGGGCCACGGCCAACCCCGACGAGGTCGTCTACGCCTTCCGCTGGGACATCTGA
- a CDS encoding CoA-transferase subunit beta: MADTDVRRADVCVVAVADCFAGDGESLVNPIGVIPMIGGRLARAQHEPDLMMTDGEATLIADDAASVPAEQRTIETYNPYRRMFDVVWSGRRHVMMGATQVDRYGNQNIAALGPDPHRPKVQLLGVRGAPGNTINDTTSYWVARHSPKVFVEAVDVVCGIGWDRAAALGEEAARFFEVRRVVSDLGVFDFETDDHRMRVRSLHPGVTVDEVRAATGFELVVPDDVPTSRLPEPDELELVGEVIDPDGTRYREVPDPA; encoded by the coding sequence GTGGCTGACACCGACGTGCGCCGAGCGGACGTGTGCGTGGTCGCGGTGGCCGACTGCTTCGCCGGCGACGGCGAGAGCCTGGTCAACCCGATCGGGGTCATCCCCATGATCGGCGGGCGCCTGGCCCGGGCGCAGCACGAGCCCGACCTGATGATGACCGACGGCGAGGCGACCCTGATCGCCGACGACGCCGCCTCGGTGCCTGCCGAGCAGCGGACCATCGAGACCTACAACCCCTACCGCCGCATGTTCGACGTGGTCTGGAGCGGGCGGCGCCACGTGATGATGGGCGCCACCCAGGTCGACCGGTACGGCAACCAGAACATCGCCGCCCTCGGCCCCGACCCGCACCGCCCCAAGGTGCAGCTGCTGGGGGTGCGGGGAGCCCCGGGCAACACCATCAACGACACCACGAGCTACTGGGTGGCCCGCCACAGCCCGAAGGTGTTCGTCGAGGCCGTCGACGTGGTGTGCGGCATCGGCTGGGACCGGGCCGCGGCCCTCGGGGAGGAGGCAGCCCGCTTCTTCGAGGTGCGGCGGGTCGTCTCCGACCTCGGCGTGTTCGACTTCGAGACGGACGACCACCGCATGCGGGTGCGGTCCCTCCACCCCGGCGTCACCGTCGACGAGGTGCGCGCCGCCACCGGCTTCGAGCTGGTGGTGCCCGACGACGTGCCCACCAGCCGTCTGCCCGAGCCCGACGAGCTGGAGCTCGTCGGCGAGGTGATCGACCCCGACGGCACCCGCTACCGCGAGGTCCCCGACCCGGCCTGA